CAGGAGGACGATTCTTCGCAGCCAGCGCCGCTCGGCTGTTCGCCCCGATGCCCTGATGACTCGACGGGCCATATCGCCTATTTGTTTTGACACGTGTCCGTCCGGCTGTCCAGCAGCATCGGAAACCGTGAAAGCGGGATTCGCCCACGGATCACAGGTCCCATCGGATGGCGCATCCCTGGATCTTTCGCGTCGGTGGCGTGTTTTGCGGGCTCTTTTCGCAGGAAGCGACCGCCGACTTTCGAGTTCGTGCCGGCGAACAGGTCGGAAGGCCTGCGCTACATCAGCGGAATCCGGCGAACAGGTCCTCGAAGGATAATTGGGCGGATTCGCGCTCTTTTTCTTCGTCTTCCCGCCGGGAGCGCGTGTAGCCGAGGGCGGCTTTGACATCTTTGAGGTTGAAACGAATGAGGCGCCCGGTGAGCACCATCGCGGGAATGCGCCCCTGGCGGCGCAGGCGATGGATGGTGGTTTCACTGACCTGTAAGATTTCGGCCAGTTGTCGGG
This DNA window, taken from Blastocatellia bacterium, encodes the following:
- a CDS encoding helix-turn-helix domain-containing protein, with the translated sequence MKESERKPEFLTARQLAEILQVSETTIHRLRRQGRIPAMVLTGRLIRFNLKDVKAALGYTRSRREDEEKERESAQLSFEDLFAGFR